In Halobaculum limi, one DNA window encodes the following:
- a CDS encoding DUF7351 domain-containing protein: MSRQRIGPAEEAFSFLGDGLRLAILQALAERETDAGPRERTIAYSDLRRAVGERDSGKFNFHLRKLTGRFVTRTDDGYRLREPGREAVRLLERGVVDAEANFESTDVDESCPLCGAGIRVVYDDHHILTTCDTCAGLFGMDGCPSGTITGAVLPPATVDGRDPESLFYRAHRVLERRLHDMVDGVCLECGGDVVANLRYCDDHESSAERTCTACNTSYPALAELVCETCGRGRVTHPLFGNPDVGDDVCPPPVRDGDLTAWDRFYAALSWSVNPSERGELAFQHPDHGRRLVVDSELNLVG; encoded by the coding sequence ATGAGTCGACAGCGCATCGGTCCCGCGGAGGAAGCGTTCTCGTTTCTCGGCGACGGACTACGGCTTGCGATTCTACAGGCACTCGCGGAGCGTGAAACCGACGCTGGTCCCCGCGAACGGACGATAGCGTACAGCGACCTCCGACGGGCGGTCGGCGAGCGTGACAGCGGGAAGTTCAATTTCCACCTCAGGAAGCTGACCGGCCGGTTCGTCACCCGCACCGACGACGGCTATCGTCTCCGGGAGCCAGGGCGGGAGGCGGTTCGACTGTTGGAACGTGGCGTCGTCGACGCCGAGGCGAACTTCGAGTCGACCGACGTCGACGAGTCGTGCCCGCTGTGCGGGGCAGGCATCAGGGTCGTCTACGACGACCACCACATACTCACGACGTGTGACACCTGTGCAGGACTATTCGGGATGGACGGCTGTCCGTCGGGAACGATCACCGGCGCCGTGCTCCCACCTGCGACCGTCGACGGTCGCGACCCAGAGTCGCTGTTCTACCGCGCCCACCGCGTCTTGGAGCGACGGCTGCACGATATGGTCGACGGCGTCTGCCTGGAGTGCGGTGGCGACGTCGTCGCCAACCTTCGGTACTGTGACGATCACGAGTCGTCGGCCGAGCGGACCTGCACAGCGTGCAACACTAGCTACCCTGCCCTCGCCGAACTGGTGTGTGAGACCTGTGGTCGCGGACGCGTGACGCACCCGCTGTTCGGCAATCCCGACGTCGGCGACGACGTGTGCCCACCGCCAGTCCGCGACGGTGACCTGACGGCGTGGGACCGGTTCTACGCGGCGCTCTCGTGGTCAGTCAACCCCAGCGAACGCGGCGAACTCGCCTTCCAGCACCCTGACCACGGTCGGCGACTCGTCGTCGACAGCGAATTGAACCTCGTCGGCTAA
- a CDS encoding MarR family transcriptional regulator, protein MATTHADHRETTDPEAEATPMTHVPNEVSSPRAKLVYLYLATHGAVDEDDLCDGLSMKRISLYSILKTLREAGHVEKTDGRYALA, encoded by the coding sequence ATGGCAACCACGCACGCCGACCACCGCGAAACGACCGACCCCGAGGCCGAGGCGACGCCGATGACGCACGTTCCGAACGAAGTGTCGTCCCCCCGCGCGAAACTCGTCTATCTGTATCTCGCGACACACGGTGCGGTCGACGAGGACGACCTCTGTGACGGTCTGTCGATGAAGCGCATCTCGCTGTACTCCATCCTCAAGACGCTTCGCGAGGCCGGTCACGTCGAGAAGACCGACGGTCGCTACGCGCTGGCGTAA
- a CDS encoding FAD-binding protein, with the protein MYEHDVIVVGAGGAGLRAAIAAQEEGADVAIVSKLHPVRSHTGAAEGGINAALREADSWQDHAYDTMKGSDYLGDAPAIEALCKESPKEVIQLEHWGMAFSREDDGRVSQRPFGGLSFPRTTYAGAETGHQLLHTMYEQLVKRGITVYDEWYVSDLAVTDEERPEDRTCHGVVAYDIQSGELSGFRAKEGVILATGGLGQVFDHTTNAVSNTGDGVAMAYRAGVPIEDMEFIQFHPTSLPSTGVLISEGVRGEGGILYNSEGERFMFEYGYASNAGELASRDVVSRAELSEVNEGRGIDDEYVHLDMRHLGEDRIIDRLENILHLAKDFEGVDGLKEPMPVKPGQHYAMGGIETDENGETCVGGLYAAGECACASVHGSNRLGGNALPELIVFGKRAGQHAAGKEMEAAKIETGQRGEYELGEVDSPVEPGEVEPAGDAVADGGVAADAGSANGHDVVEYAVKNERARIQKLMDREDGVQHAEIRSKVQKSMTRNVNVFREEEGLKQALEDIAEARERYRDVFVKDPSRTFNTDLIQTIETRNILDTAEAITLGALAREEFRGAHWRAEAQERNDEEWLKHTMLSWNDGTPELWYKPVILEGEDKEYEPKIRSY; encoded by the coding sequence ATGTACGAACACGACGTCATCGTGGTCGGCGCAGGCGGCGCGGGACTCCGCGCTGCTATCGCCGCCCAGGAGGAAGGTGCGGACGTGGCAATCGTCTCGAAGCTCCACCCGGTGCGAAGCCACACCGGGGCGGCGGAGGGCGGCATCAACGCCGCGCTTCGGGAGGCAGACTCGTGGCAAGACCACGCCTACGACACGATGAAGGGGTCTGACTACCTCGGCGACGCCCCCGCAATCGAGGCGCTCTGTAAGGAGTCGCCGAAGGAAGTTATCCAACTCGAACACTGGGGAATGGCGTTCTCCCGCGAAGACGACGGGCGCGTCTCCCAGCGGCCGTTCGGCGGTCTCTCGTTCCCGCGCACGACGTACGCGGGCGCAGAGACGGGCCACCAACTGCTGCACACGATGTACGAACAGTTGGTGAAACGCGGCATCACCGTCTACGACGAGTGGTACGTCTCGGATCTGGCCGTCACCGACGAGGAGCGCCCCGAAGACCGCACCTGCCACGGCGTCGTCGCCTACGACATCCAGAGCGGCGAACTGTCGGGCTTCCGTGCCAAAGAGGGTGTCATCCTCGCGACGGGCGGTCTCGGCCAGGTGTTCGACCACACCACCAACGCCGTCTCCAACACCGGTGACGGCGTCGCGATGGCCTACCGCGCGGGCGTCCCCATCGAGGACATGGAGTTCATCCAGTTCCACCCGACCAGCCTGCCGAGTACGGGCGTCCTCATCTCCGAGGGTGTCCGCGGCGAGGGCGGCATCCTCTACAACTCGGAGGGTGAGCGCTTCATGTTCGAGTACGGCTACGCGAGCAACGCGGGCGAACTCGCCTCGCGCGACGTCGTCTCGCGGGCGGAACTCAGCGAGGTGAACGAGGGGCGTGGCATCGACGACGAGTACGTCCACCTCGACATGCGTCACCTCGGCGAAGACCGCATCATCGACCGCCTGGAGAACATCCTCCACCTCGCGAAGGACTTCGAGGGCGTCGACGGCCTGAAAGAGCCGATGCCGGTCAAGCCCGGCCAGCACTACGCGATGGGCGGCATCGAAACCGACGAGAACGGCGAGACGTGCGTCGGCGGCCTGTACGCCGCTGGCGAGTGCGCCTGTGCGTCGGTTCACGGTTCGAACCGTCTCGGCGGTAACGCGCTGCCGGAACTCATCGTCTTCGGCAAGCGTGCCGGTCAACACGCTGCAGGCAAGGAGATGGAGGCGGCGAAAATCGAGACCGGCCAGCGTGGCGAGTACGAACTGGGCGAGGTCGACTCCCCGGTCGAACCCGGCGAGGTCGAACCCGCGGGCGACGCGGTCGCCGACGGTGGCGTCGCCGCGGACGCCGGGTCCGCGAACGGCCACGACGTCGTCGAGTACGCGGTGAAGAACGAGCGCGCTCGCATCCAGAAGTTGATGGACCGCGAGGACGGCGTCCAGCACGCCGAGATTCGCTCGAAGGTCCAGAAGTCGATGACGAGGAACGTCAACGTGTTCCGCGAAGAGGAGGGTCTCAAGCAGGCGCTCGAAGACATCGCGGAGGCACGTGAGCGCTACCGCGACGTGTTCGTGAAAGACCCCTCGCGGACGTTCAACACCGACCTCATCCAGACCATCGAGACGCGCAACATCCTCGACACCGCCGAGGCAATCACGCTCGGGGCACTCGCACGCGAGGAGTTCCGCGGCGCACACTGGCGCGCGGAGGCGCAGGAACGGAACGACGAGGAGTGGCTCAAGCACACGATGCTGTCGTGGAACGACGGCACGCCGGAACTGTGGTACAAGCCGGTCATCCTCGAGGGCGAGGACAAAGAGTACGAACCGAAGATTCGCTCGTACTGA
- a CDS encoding branched-chain amino acid ABC transporter permease — protein sequence MGISETYARSRDLALKRPFVLVVVAILGILGFDIVRQLASPGGLSTSQLATFLWDGLVVGLSIGLAGVGLSMTYSILNFANFSHGDYVTSGAFAGWAVTWLFAGVGQFDLSTLLFIGSVSTTDLGVSIVSTPLAILAGLIVAAVSAVLLSLFIDRVVYKPMRDEEGISLLIASIGVALALRYTIYIVFGQRTRGLTNAQSVPEFSIALGSGSLDIGGHELTLVVIAAALMLGVHLLLQTTKLGKAMRAMADNEDLARVTGIPTERVVRFTWIIGGGLAGAGGFLIALERGAMNFQFGWILLLLIFAAVILGGIGSIYGAMFGGITMGLAQSLSLVWIPSEFSTVAAFAVMIFVLLFKPEGLFSGVTTA from the coding sequence ATGGGCATTAGCGAAACGTACGCACGTAGCAGGGACCTCGCCCTCAAGCGGCCATTCGTCCTCGTCGTGGTCGCCATCCTCGGGATCCTCGGGTTCGATATTGTCCGGCAACTGGCGTCGCCGGGCGGACTGTCTACGTCGCAATTGGCAACGTTCCTCTGGGACGGCCTCGTCGTCGGCCTTTCTATCGGGCTGGCCGGCGTTGGGCTGTCGATGACGTACAGTATTCTGAACTTCGCGAACTTCAGCCACGGCGACTACGTCACCTCCGGCGCGTTCGCCGGGTGGGCGGTCACGTGGCTGTTCGCTGGCGTCGGCCAGTTCGACCTGTCGACCCTGTTGTTCATCGGGTCGGTGTCGACGACGGATCTGGGCGTCTCTATCGTGTCGACGCCGCTTGCGATCCTCGCGGGCCTCATCGTCGCGGCGGTCTCGGCGGTGCTGCTCTCGCTGTTCATCGACCGGGTCGTATACAAACCGATGCGCGACGAGGAGGGCATCTCCCTGCTCATCGCCTCCATCGGGGTCGCACTCGCGCTTCGGTACACGATCTACATCGTGTTCGGACAGCGCACCCGGGGGCTGACGAACGCACAGTCGGTGCCGGAGTTCTCGATTGCGCTGGGTAGCGGATCGCTCGACATCGGCGGACACGAACTCACGCTCGTCGTCATCGCTGCGGCGCTCATGTTGGGCGTCCACCTCCTGTTGCAGACGACGAAACTCGGGAAGGCGATGCGTGCGATGGCCGACAACGAGGACCTCGCACGCGTCACGGGCATCCCGACCGAGCGCGTCGTCCGCTTCACCTGGATCATCGGCGGTGGCCTCGCGGGTGCTGGCGGGTTCCTCATTGCACTCGAGCGCGGTGCGATGAACTTCCAGTTCGGCTGGATCCTCCTGCTTCTCATCTTCGCGGCCGTCATCCTCGGCGGTATCGGATCCATCTACGGCGCGATGTTCGGCGGCATCACGATGGGCTTGGCACAGAGCCTCTCGCTGGTGTGGATTCCCAGCGAATTCTCCACCGTCGCCGCCTTCGCCGTTATGATCTTCGTCCTCCTGTTCAAGCCTGAAGGACTGTTCTCCGGGGTGACGACTGCATGA
- a CDS encoding GNAT family N-acetyltransferase, producing the protein MTTDQGNTDGQEHASDRVVVEPGRIEDAETVAGLWVDLARDQRAYGSHLLPEENRQAAVDSIARAVVSRGLFVAIDCTDEVSPEDGDIVGFVSFGQDSGRYEQNVTTGTIYNLYVRPGYRDEGIGARLLTHAEAAFAESGVDVVCLEAMAGNVGARRFYERHGYDQHRVELEKLLTDDPKR; encoded by the coding sequence ATGACAACCGATCAGGGGAACACGGACGGGCAGGAACACGCTTCCGACCGTGTCGTCGTCGAACCCGGTCGGATCGAGGACGCCGAGACCGTCGCGGGCCTGTGGGTCGACCTCGCCCGCGACCAGCGAGCGTACGGCTCACACCTGCTACCTGAGGAGAATCGCCAAGCGGCCGTCGACTCCATCGCGCGTGCGGTCGTCTCTCGCGGCCTGTTCGTCGCTATCGACTGCACCGACGAGGTGTCGCCCGAAGACGGCGACATCGTTGGGTTCGTCTCGTTCGGGCAAGACTCCGGTCGGTACGAACAGAACGTGACCACGGGCACGATATACAACCTCTACGTCCGACCGGGGTACCGCGACGAGGGTATCGGAGCACGGTTGCTGACACACGCGGAGGCCGCGTTCGCGGAGTCAGGCGTCGACGTGGTTTGTCTCGAAGCGATGGCGGGCAACGTCGGCGCCCGTCGCTTTTACGAACGCCACGGCTACGACCAACACCGCGTGGAGTTGGAGAAGTTGCTGACCGACGACCCGAAGCGATAG
- a CDS encoding succinate dehydrogenase hydrophobic membrane anchor subunit: MAERYSSFQKGGRRWLWQRITAGFLVVVLAFHFFLLHFVNHADEVSFLASSARMTDLTYYSLMVLFLVTATFHGVNGVYNALENQGLSGTKKQVVKYTLIAASLVLVVQGIRTANAWAGFPTF, translated from the coding sequence ATGGCAGAGCGCTACTCATCCTTCCAGAAAGGCGGTCGACGCTGGCTGTGGCAGCGCATCACCGCCGGGTTCCTCGTCGTCGTGTTGGCGTTCCACTTCTTCCTCCTCCACTTCGTCAACCACGCCGACGAGGTGTCGTTCCTCGCGTCGAGCGCACGGATGACGGACCTCACCTACTACTCGCTGATGGTGCTGTTCCTCGTCACCGCGACGTTCCACGGCGTCAACGGCGTCTACAACGCCCTCGAGAACCAGGGCCTCTCAGGCACGAAGAAACAGGTCGTCAAGTACACGCTGATCGCGGCGAGCCTCGTGCTCGTCGTCCAGGGGATCCGCACCGCAAACGCCTGGGCGGGCTTCCCCACCTTCTGA
- the sdhC gene encoding succinate dehydrogenase, cytochrome b556 subunit, whose product MSQSYDRGLVEDFGRWREFSAGMWAWVFHKFTGWVLVGYLFTHIAVLSTAISAAGQTQAIAAENDVYTTVITTLESLLVVRILEVGLLAVAVFHILNGCRLLLVDLGIGLDSQDKSFYASLILTGAIVVASVPTFLSGVF is encoded by the coding sequence ATGAGCCAGTCGTATGACCGGGGCCTCGTGGAGGACTTCGGCCGGTGGCGGGAGTTCTCCGCTGGGATGTGGGCCTGGGTGTTCCACAAGTTCACGGGCTGGGTGCTCGTGGGCTACCTGTTCACCCACATCGCCGTATTAAGTACAGCCATCTCTGCGGCGGGGCAGACGCAGGCCATCGCGGCCGAGAACGACGTCTACACCACCGTGATCACCACGCTGGAGAGTCTGCTCGTCGTCCGTATTCTCGAAGTCGGACTGCTCGCGGTCGCCGTGTTCCACATCCTCAACGGCTGCCGCCTGCTGTTGGTCGACCTGGGAATCGGACTCGACAGCCAAGACAAGAGTTTCTACGCGTCGCTGATCTTGACGGGCGCTATCGTCGTCGCGTCGGTGCCGACGTTCCTCTCGGGGGTGTTCTAA
- a CDS encoding ABC transporter ATP-binding protein: MSADDAVAEVDADAESDAATAVDDATTGATRASDAAFPEDSLLRVRDLDAGYGDLQILTDVDMDVGDGEYVTIVGPNGAGKSTVMKSVFGLTTYMGGTVEFAGEQIHGLPPEEIIHQGIGYVPQNDNIFESLTVRENLEMGAYILDEVPEDQIEWVYDRFPILEERSTQRAGTMSGGQRQMLAMGRALMLDPDLLLLDEPSAGLAPDLVQEMFDRIDRINDDGTAIMMVEQNAKQALRRCDRGYVLVNGENAYVDTGEALLNDEQVRKDFLGG, encoded by the coding sequence ATGAGCGCCGACGACGCTGTCGCTGAAGTCGACGCGGACGCCGAGAGCGACGCTGCGACTGCCGTGGACGACGCGACCACCGGGGCGACCCGCGCGAGCGACGCGGCGTTCCCGGAGGACAGCCTCCTCCGCGTCCGCGACTTAGACGCTGGCTACGGCGACCTCCAGATCCTCACTGACGTCGATATGGACGTGGGCGACGGCGAGTACGTCACCATCGTCGGTCCGAACGGCGCTGGCAAGTCGACCGTGATGAAGTCCGTCTTCGGGTTGACGACGTACATGGGTGGCACCGTCGAGTTCGCGGGCGAACAGATCCACGGCCTCCCGCCCGAAGAGATCATCCACCAAGGGATCGGTTACGTCCCACAGAACGACAACATCTTCGAGAGCCTCACGGTCCGCGAGAACCTCGAGATGGGCGCGTACATCCTCGACGAGGTCCCCGAAGATCAGATCGAGTGGGTGTACGACCGATTCCCGATCCTAGAGGAGCGTTCGACACAGCGTGCGGGGACGATGTCCGGCGGGCAACGGCAGATGCTCGCGATGGGCCGAGCGCTGATGCTCGACCCCGACCTGCTTCTCCTCGACGAACCCAGTGCCGGCCTCGCACCGGACCTCGTCCAGGAGATGTTCGACCGTATTGACCGCATCAACGACGACGGCACGGCCATCATGATGGTCGAGCAGAATGCGAAACAGGCACTCCGGCGGTGTGACCGCGGCTACGTCCTCGTGAACGGCGAGAACGCGTACGTCGACACCGGCGAGGCACTCCTCAACGACGAACAGGTCCGCAAGGACTTCCTCGGCGGGTAA
- a CDS encoding succinate dehydrogenase/fumarate reductase iron-sulfur subunit, protein MSTQVPEPETETETEDDGVEQRESLSHAQEDRMRKKAEGRADREERARKEAEERADREEDTYHLKVFRYDPEVAGKQEPRFDDFHVPFKKGMTVLDALIYARDTFDSSLTFRHSCRQAICGSDALFVNGSQRLGCKTQLSDLDEPVRVEPLPHADVEKDLVVDMDHFYDQMEAVEPYFDADELPDGELEEQRQTRANREKVKMSTRCIWCGACMSSCNIAAGNNEYLGPAAINKAYRFAMDEREGEDRKQHRLNILEQENGVWRCQTQFSCTEVCPKDIPLTEHIQELKREAVKSNLKFW, encoded by the coding sequence ATGAGCACGCAAGTTCCAGAACCGGAGACCGAGACGGAGACCGAAGACGACGGCGTCGAACAGCGAGAGTCGCTCTCGCACGCACAAGAAGACCGGATGCGAAAGAAGGCCGAAGGGCGCGCCGACCGCGAGGAGCGCGCCCGCAAGGAGGCCGAAGAACGCGCCGACCGCGAAGAGGACACCTACCACCTCAAGGTGTTCCGCTACGACCCCGAAGTAGCCGGGAAACAGGAGCCACGCTTCGACGACTTCCACGTCCCGTTCAAGAAGGGGATGACCGTCCTCGACGCGCTCATCTACGCGCGGGACACCTTCGACTCCTCGCTCACCTTCCGGCACTCCTGCCGGCAGGCCATCTGCGGGTCGGACGCGCTGTTCGTCAACGGCTCACAGCGACTCGGCTGTAAGACGCAGTTGTCCGACCTCGACGAACCGGTGCGCGTGGAACCGCTCCCGCACGCCGACGTCGAGAAAGACCTGGTCGTCGACATGGACCATTTCTACGACCAGATGGAGGCAGTCGAACCGTACTTCGACGCCGACGAACTCCCCGACGGCGAACTCGAAGAGCAGCGCCAGACGCGGGCGAACCGCGAGAAGGTGAAGATGTCGACGCGGTGTATCTGGTGTGGCGCGTGTATGTCCTCGTGCAACATCGCCGCGGGCAACAACGAGTACCTCGGCCCCGCCGCGATCAACAAGGCGTACCGCTTCGCGATGGACGAACGCGAGGGTGAGGACCGCAAGCAACACCGGCTGAACATCCTCGAACAGGAGAATGGCGTCTGGAGATGTCAGACCCAGTTCTCGTGTACCGAGGTGTGCCCGAAGGACATCCCGCTGACCGAGCACATCCAAGAACTCAAGCGCGAGGCGGTCAAGAGCAACCTGAAGTTCTGGTAG
- a CDS encoding branched-chain amino acid ABC transporter permease: MSGDTAEPTAGSTEPDTSDADGREIPGWTPYRQWFRQQWAEGGAVAWGTALGHLLVGALVFALVVGFDLGSLPIGGSLVWFVYLAVTVAVLYAATAPPAEPYVAWLEDRWMDSDADKLLIILGHVVVIFFLFAVALGLPFNGLAGAIGSVLFFTAVYAMMVLALNLHWGYAGIFNIGIAGFMAVGVYVMAILSTPVDAGPTGVPGLGLPLPIGIVGGVLAASVVGLVAALPALRLRADYFAIVTVALSEIIRLTLNSRALQEFTVAGITTGTGGATGKTMPGNPVRLLFYESFDPGAAPALLGSVLFPLFEGLRVTLIPPNSFLLGVVPLPEFTLDLVVEPPVIVNWAYVAVLFAFVGLFYVLLVRTGNSPFGRVLKAIREDEIVAQSLGKDTRKFKIVAFMFGCGLMGLGGILWQGSQGFTNPGAFRPIITFYIWVALIIGGAGSNTGSVLGGALFAGLIWEGPVYVRRVLTNFVDFGDTPSTFPAAIGPFVEGEVLPFLAYMMGNISALRFILVGVILVVLMQTRPEGLLGHRKEEAAAIPLTRPAGSGGGGKGATDPVADGGSGHTTDSADGGDQ, translated from the coding sequence ATGAGTGGCGATACCGCCGAGCCGACCGCGGGATCGACCGAACCGGACACGAGCGACGCGGACGGGCGAGAGATTCCCGGCTGGACGCCGTATCGGCAGTGGTTCCGCCAGCAGTGGGCAGAAGGCGGCGCTGTCGCGTGGGGGACCGCGCTGGGACACCTCCTCGTGGGCGCGCTGGTGTTCGCGCTGGTGGTCGGGTTCGACCTCGGCTCGCTGCCCATCGGCGGGAGTCTCGTGTGGTTCGTCTACCTCGCGGTGACGGTCGCCGTCCTGTACGCCGCAACCGCACCGCCGGCGGAGCCGTACGTGGCGTGGCTCGAAGACCGCTGGATGGATTCTGACGCCGACAAACTCCTCATCATTCTCGGACACGTCGTCGTCATCTTCTTCCTGTTCGCGGTCGCACTCGGCCTCCCGTTCAACGGCCTCGCGGGCGCTATCGGCTCGGTGTTGTTCTTCACCGCCGTCTACGCGATGATGGTGCTGGCGCTGAATCTCCACTGGGGGTACGCCGGCATCTTCAACATCGGTATCGCGGGCTTCATGGCCGTCGGCGTGTACGTGATGGCGATCCTCTCGACGCCCGTCGACGCTGGGCCGACCGGCGTCCCCGGACTCGGCCTACCGCTCCCCATCGGCATCGTCGGCGGGGTGCTCGCTGCGTCCGTCGTCGGCCTCGTCGCCGCGCTTCCCGCGCTCCGACTGCGTGCCGACTACTTCGCTATCGTCACGGTCGCGCTCTCGGAGATCATTCGCCTGACGCTCAACTCTCGCGCGTTACAGGAGTTCACGGTTGCGGGCATCACGACCGGGACCGGGGGTGCGACCGGTAAGACGATGCCGGGCAACCCAGTGCGGTTGCTGTTCTACGAGAGTTTCGACCCCGGCGCGGCGCCGGCGTTGCTCGGGTCGGTGCTGTTCCCGCTGTTCGAGGGACTCCGGGTGACGCTCATCCCACCGAACTCGTTCCTGCTCGGCGTCGTTCCGCTCCCCGAGTTCACGCTCGACTTGGTCGTCGAACCGCCCGTGATCGTCAACTGGGCGTACGTCGCCGTCCTGTTCGCGTTCGTCGGCCTGTTCTACGTCCTGCTGGTTCGAACCGGGAACTCCCCGTTTGGTCGCGTGCTGAAAGCGATCCGCGAAGACGAAATCGTCGCGCAGTCGCTCGGCAAGGACACGCGGAAGTTCAAGATCGTCGCGTTCATGTTCGGCTGTGGGCTGATGGGGCTGGGCGGCATCCTCTGGCAGGGGAGTCAGGGGTTCACCAACCCCGGCGCGTTCCGGCCGATCATCACGTTCTACATCTGGGTCGCGCTGATCATCGGCGGCGCTGGCTCCAACACCGGGAGCGTTCTCGGCGGTGCGCTGTTCGCCGGCCTCATCTGGGAAGGGCCGGTGTACGTGCGCCGTGTCCTCACCAACTTCGTCGACTTCGGCGACACGCCGTCAACGTTCCCCGCGGCCATCGGACCGTTCGTCGAGGGAGAGGTGCTCCCGTTCCTCGCGTATATGATGGGCAACATCTCTGCGCTCCGATTCATCCTCGTGGGTGTCATCCTCGTCGTGTTGATGCAGACCCGTCCGGAGGGCCTACTCGGCCACCGGAAAGAGGAGGCCGCAGCGATTCCGCTGACGCGTCCCGCAGGAAGCGGCGGCGGCGGAAAGGGTGCCACCGACCCGGTCGCGGACGGCGGCAGCGGCCACACGACCGACTCGGCGGACGGAGGTGACCAATGA
- a CDS encoding ABC transporter ATP-binding protein, with translation MSTDTDTTAETDGATDQGGAAAAPQGARDHEDHPLVVENLRKTFGGITAVDDASFSVAEGSLTGLIGPNGAGKSTTFNCITGVHTPTSGRVTFRGNDITGMEPHEIAQQGLVRTFQIARELPDMTVLENMMLAPAAQRGERLSYSLLPGLRDRVIEQEEELLERAWQQLEFFEIDHLAEEYAGTLSGGQRKLLEMARALMTDPEMVLLDEPLAGVNPTLEEKLLDRVHELREMGNTFLFVEHDMDVIMNNCEHVIVMHQGSVLAEGTPEQVTADERVVEAYLGGDV, from the coding sequence ATGAGTACCGACACCGACACCACGGCAGAGACGGACGGAGCGACAGACCAAGGCGGTGCCGCGGCGGCCCCGCAGGGCGCGCGCGACCACGAGGACCACCCACTGGTCGTCGAGAACCTGCGCAAGACGTTCGGTGGCATCACCGCCGTCGACGACGCGAGTTTCTCCGTCGCGGAGGGGTCGCTCACGGGCCTCATCGGCCCCAACGGCGCCGGGAAGTCGACGACGTTCAACTGCATCACGGGCGTCCACACGCCTACATCTGGCCGGGTGACGTTCCGCGGGAACGACATCACAGGAATGGAGCCTCACGAGATTGCCCAGCAGGGCCTCGTGCGGACGTTCCAGATCGCACGCGAACTCCCAGATATGACCGTGCTGGAGAATATGATGCTCGCACCGGCGGCACAGCGTGGCGAGCGACTGAGTTACTCGCTGCTACCGGGCCTGCGCGACCGCGTCATCGAACAGGAGGAGGAACTACTCGAACGCGCGTGGCAGCAGTTGGAGTTCTTCGAGATAGACCACCTCGCGGAGGAGTACGCGGGGACGCTCTCGGGCGGCCAGCGCAAACTGCTGGAGATGGCGCGCGCGCTGATGACCGACCCCGAGATGGTGTTGCTGGACGAACCGCTTGCAGGCGTGAACCCCACACTCGAGGAGAAACTCCTCGACCGCGTCCACGAACTCCGGGAGATGGGGAACACGTTCCTGTTCGTCGAACACGATATGGACGTCATCATGAACAACTGCGAACACGTCATCGTCATGCATCAGGGGTCGGTGCTCGCGGAGGGCACGCCCGAACAGGTCACCGCCGACGAACGCGTCGTCGAGGCGTACCTCGGAGGTGACGTATGA